TATGAGGTCAATTATGGTCATTAATTTTCTAATTGATGTTGTTGTTACTTTCAGCCTCAGAGTCAGACCCAAATCAGGTCATTGATACCAACAATCCCAACGAAGTTAACATTAGTAGGGGTAACAACGTAGAAGTGGTAAGTCCACGTCAACCTGTTCAAATTGTTCATGAACATAACCAATATATGCCAATTGCCAATGTGATACGCATAATGCGGAGGATATTACCACTCTATGCAAAAATTTCTGATGACGCCAAAGAGATTGTCCAAGAGTGTGTGTCAGAATATATTAGTTTCATCACTGGAGAGGCTAACGAGCATTGCCAGCAAGAGCAGCGCAAGACGGTGACTGCAGAGGATGTGTTGTGGGCAATGGGGAAGCTAGGGTTTGATGACTACATAGAGCCCCTCAGTCTTTTTCTAACGAAGTATAGGGAGGCTGAGGGAATCAACCGCAATTCCTTTTTCATGAAGCGTGAGAGGGGAGATGGCAGGAGGAAAGAGAATGCGATGCGCGGGCATTACAGGCCGCTTGGGCTTGCTCTAGCGGAACAACAACCTGGGGTGTATGAGCCGGGGGCGATGAGTGGGTCCTATAGAGATGGTGAGGAAGGTGGGAGTGGTAGCGGAGGGGTTGGACCTATCTCACCGTTTTTGTCCCAAGGACAGGGAGAAAGTTTTGTGGGTGGTGGCTTGGATCCTTTTGCTCAATTCAAGTTACAAGAGTAATGCAGAATGATGAGATTACTATGTAAGCTATGACGTGTTGGTATTAAATATTGTTAAATTGTGGTTATTGGCAGAGAGATTTAGTATAGGGTGGTGATTTATATGGTTGTGTTTCTCCTTTATCTTATATGTCATTTTTATCTTCATCATTTTATGTATATTAGGTTGGATATTGAGTATTGTTCTTTTATATTGAATATTAATTATGTTTGTTTTTAAGGTGGTGTGGTGATTATAATTCAACAAGTAAGAAAACATTAATTAATAGCTTATAATAAATATCGTTTAATCTATGATTTTTGACATATATATTAATTAGGGTCATGTGGATGCCCAACTGCAAGTCAGGTATTGTCTCAGGAGCCTTTCAATTTGGGTGATAAATTAAACTCACACATTGTGTTTAAGTTCTGGATGGTTGATGTGGTATGACAACTGCCTCAAAATATGTTTGAAAGACTTCTCATGGTGTTTTGGGCAGTTTGGAAGAATAGAAACAATGTTTTGTGAAATGAGAAGAAGCAAAATGCAGTCGAAGTCTCTGGAGCTCAAAAGCTTGGTTACCATAATTTCAACTGGTTCGTAAGCCAACTACTGTTGTCACTTCAAAGGCGAAACAAAAGTGGAAGCCTACAGATGATGGACAACTAAAACTAAATGTGGATGGAGTTTTTTACTCAATGGAATTGTTGGTGGCACTGGTGGCATCATTCGAGATTTGAGAGGCAAGTTTGTTGCTGCTTTTGTGCTACTTGTGCAACATGTCAATACACTAAAGCAAGTAGCGTTTAAAGTGATATTGGAGGGTTTGAAACTAGTGAAAATTTTGAACTTACAACAAGTTGTGCTCGAGATTGACTGCCAAGAGGTTGTAACTGCAATCACATCTCCAAACTATGAAGGCCTTGCTGAAGCTGGTATGATTGATGATATAAAGACTGCAATACAATCTCTCAATATTTACTTCAATCAAGCATATTCCTCGTGCTTGCAACACAGTAGCGCACTGACTTACTGCTACTGCATGTGAAAACAGACCTGGCAGTAGATGGATTTCCCAACCCTCTAGTTGGATTATTAATGTACTGAAACAAGATTGTTTTAATGCGTTTTAAGCAGTTTTATTATAATCTGATTTTTATCTCAAAAAAAAATTATTAATTAGGGTCTCGTTTAAGGGATACTTTCTTTTACATAATTTTTTACTCTAATTTTCATCCTTTGGATTTTAATTGATGAAATGATTATTATTAATTGAGACTATGATTTGACAAGTGACATGACAATAAATTAGTTTTCTACAAAATAAAAAATAAAAAAATAATTTACTTAAACAGAATATGTTTATCAAGAAAATAAAACAACCACTGCAAGGTAGTGGCAATCTAATGGTTCTTGCTTAGCTGGGTGTGCTCCCCAACCTAGGTATGAATCACGACACTGTCAAAAGTGGCTAGGGGAGGGGCTCCAAAGTCCTGTTGGCTGTCCCGGTGATACAGGTGTATCCTTTAACTTTTAGGAATTAGTGATTCCTTCTCCAAGTTAGTTAAGTACATAGTTTTCTAGCTTGAAAAGGAATAGTTGTCTAACTTAGTTAATGAGTAGTTTCCAAGTTAGATAAGGATTTATAGAGTTAGACTCTATAAATAGAGGTGTCTAGCTTAGTTTTAGACACCAGAGTGAAACAGAGACAACATCTGTTTAGACCAGAGTGAAACAGAGACAACATCTGTTTACACCAGAGTGAAATAGAAACAACATCTGTTTATAAGAGAGCGAAGCAGAGAGCTAGAGTGTTATTGTGAGAGAAGGCATTAGACAATAATCATTGTACCCTTTTGCACAATAATAAGACAGGAATATATTTTCTTCGACCTACGTTACCTGTGTGTTTTAGTGCTATTAATAATTCCGCTATTAGTAGTATCACCTAGGTAATTCGTATCAAGTTGGTATCAGAGCTAACCGTATCCATGGGGAGTCTTGTGGTGTATGGTCTTGACTCGTTCACTTTACAGAAAGCTAGGAAAATCTCTTGTGTCTTTGGAAAATACCACAAGATCAAGAGGAAAGAAGATGGGTGATGAAACACCAGAGAAAGAAAGACTTGCTGCGTTGGAGAAGCAGATGGCTGCGTCAAACACTGCAATTGCAGAATTGACCGGTCTCGTCAAACAGTTGCTATTGAAGGAATCACCGGAGAAGCCGAAGGAAACGAATTCGGAGTCGAAAGAAGAACAAGCAAAGACGGGATCAGATGACGAGTTTGACACTGCCAGCAAAACCTCGCAACAAGAAGGAAGGAGTTCTTTTCGAAACTTAAAGATTGATTTCAAGATTGAAGTTCCGATGTACGATGGCAGCGTCAATGTTGACAAGTTGGACGACTGGATTGAGCTGCTTGACACATATTTTACGTTCCATCGTTTTACATCGGAAGAGAAGATCACATGTGCGACTCTGAAGCTATCATCTCACACTTTAACTTGGTGGAAGTCTTACCGGAAGAATAGTGTTGAGAGGGTAGTGTCGTGGAAGCGGTTCAAAGAATTGCTTAGAAAGAAGTTCTATCCAGTAGGGTTTCTGGAGGAACGATGGAACAAGTGGCATAACTTGCGCCAGAAAGTCAATCAGTCCGTACAAGAGTACACTACCGAATTTTAGAATCAAGTTATGGTTCTAGATATATCCTTGACGGAGTATTCGATATTTACGAAGTACAAAGCAGGACTACATGAGTACCTCCAAAGGGAGTTGAGTTTGTTCACGGTACAATCCGTTGAAGAAGCTAGTGAAAAAGCCATCGCCATTGAGATGAAGTTCAAGAGGAACGAAACCATGGGAGATGGAAAACAGACTGTGGGTAAGTCCAATGATTCCTATGTCAAAAAGGAGGAGCATGAGAATGGTGAGTCAGATGGGAAAGAATGTTTGGTTTGCATTCACTGCAAGGGAACAAGACACGTGGCAGATAAGTGTTGGGTGAAGTTTTCTCACCTTAAACCAAGTGTGTTACGGCATAAGGAGGAGAGGAAGAAGACAACACTAACCACAAACGAGGCAAAAGAAGTACCAGGAATGACAGAACCAAATGCGAAGCTCAACCTTATGGCAGGAACACAGTTAGGGAACGACGACGAGAACCGTAAGGAGCAGCTTTTTGTTGTAAAGCTGCAGGTGAAGACCAGTTTAGTTGATGCCATTGTGGATCCGGGAAGTCAGAAGAGTCTTATCTCGGAAGCTTTGGTTCAAAAGTTAGGTCTTCAAACGATCAAACATCCGAAGCCATATCCATTAGGATGGATTCAGAAGGACACATGACTCGGTATTACCAGTCAATGCACATTCAAGTTTGCTCTTCATGAATCTTACATCGACGAAGTGACATGCGATGTGGTGCTATTGGATGTTTGTCAAGTGATTCTGGGAAATCCTTACTTATGGGATAGAGATGCTATCTACGAGAGGAATGCTCAGAAGTACACATTTATGAAAGACGGACAAAGATTTGTTATCCGGGCGGCGTCCCTCCCACCAAAGACAAGCTTGGTAGCAGCGACTCAAGCTAAAAGATTAGTCAATGCTTGCAGGAAATTTGTCTTGTTGACATGTCCACATGAAGGGCACTCAAGTCAAGATGTTGAGAAGACAAAATTGAAGAAGTCACAAGCAAAGTACAAGATCAGACCTTGTAACTTTGGTATTAGAGACTTAGTATGGTTAAGGCGGAGTAAAGAGCGTCTTAAAGAGGATCCGTTGCCTACAAATTGTATTTTGGAGCGTCAAGTGGCTACGACACGTCGAGGGGAACGAGCTGTGTTTCGCATTGGACGTGCATGTCAGGTTCCAAGCAAGGCTAAATGGTTCAGCAAAGAGAAGGGAACTCTTGAGTTTCCTAATCTTTAGTTTTAACTTAAACGGGAGTTTAAGTTCCTAAAAGGGGGAGCCATGATACAGGTGTATCCTTTAGCTTTTA
The window above is part of the Fragaria vesca subsp. vesca linkage group LG2, FraVesHawaii_1.0, whole genome shotgun sequence genome. Proteins encoded here:
- the LOC101299837 gene encoding nuclear transcription factor Y subunit B-9-like; translated protein: MDPMNDLDRVCNNINNHEKSITASESDPNQVIDTNNPNEVNISRGNNVEVVSPRQPVQIVHEHNQYMPIANVIRIMRRILPLYAKISDDAKEIVQECVSEYISFITGEANEHCQQEQRKTVTAEDVLWAMGKLGFDDYIEPLSLFLTKYREAEGINRNSFFMKRERGDGRRKENAMRGHYRPLGLALAEQQPGVYEPGAMSGSYRDGEEGGSGSGGVGPISPFLSQGQGESFVGGGLDPFAQFKLQE